The following proteins come from a genomic window of Aspergillus luchuensis IFO 4308 DNA, chromosome 3, nearly complete sequence:
- a CDS encoding mandelate racemase/muconate lactonizing enzyme family protein (COG:S;~EggNog:ENOG410PWIN;~InterPro:IPR029065,IPR013341,IPR036849,IPR013342, IPR034593,IPR029017;~PFAM:PF13378,PF02746;~SMCOG1268:mandelate racemase/muconate lactonizing enzyme;~antiSMASH:Cluster_3.4), translated as MTDLKISRIDVFQVDLPYSHGTYHLSGNRAITRFDATFVRITTNTGLEGWGESTPFDNYIASHAGGVRAAIAEIAPKLIGLDPRRVDRLNDAMDAALLGNEPAKSAIDIACWDIFGKSVGLPVCELLGGRTETKLPVLESIPVADPEGTRKHVSDARAMGFTGFSVKIGSDPVANAARVEAALIDKKPGEFFLIDANGGMTVDTALRMFRLLPRGLDFVLEAPCATYRESISLRRRIDVPIIFDELANNESSIVQFVADDAVDGIGLKISKTGGLTRGRRVRDICLAAGYTMSVQDTSGSDVAFAAIVHLGQTIPEQYLRCILECRAMCVGKTADGPFDVHEGVLTAPTCPGLGVTPRMEVLGVPVASFV; from the coding sequence ATGACCGACCTCAAGATTTCCAGAATCGACGTCTTCCAAGTCGACCTCCCCTACTCCCATGGGACCTACCATCTCTCCGGCAACCGCGCCATCACCCGCTTCGACGCCACCTTCGTccgcatcaccaccaacaccggcCTCGAAGGCTGGGGCGAAAGCACCCCTTTCGACAACTACATCGCGTCCCACGCTGGCGGTGTTCGCGCCGCTATTGCAGAGATTGCCCCTAAGCTCATCGGTCTAGACCCCCGCCGGGTCGACCGCCTCAACGACGCCATGGACGCTGCCCTGCTAGGCAACGAGCCCGCCAAATCCGCCATCGACATTGCCTGCTGGGACATCTTCGGCAAGTCTGTCGGGCTACCGGTGTGTGAGTTGCTTGGCGGACGGACAGAGACGAAGCTCCCTGTTCTGGAGTCGATCCCTGTTGCGGACCCCGAGGGGACGCGCAAGCATGTTTCTGATGCCAGGGCAATGGGATTCACGGGTTTCTCGGTGAAGATTGGTTCGGACCCTGTGGCCAATGCTGCGAGGGTGGAGGCTGCCCTGATTGATAAAAAGCCCGGAGAGTTCTTTCTAATTGATGCTAATGGCGGGATGACGGTTGATACTGCGCTGCGGATGTTCAGGTTACTTCCTAGGGGATTGGATTTCGTTCTGGAAGCGCCATGCGCTACGTACAGGGAGAGCATATCACTGCGACGTCGGATTGACGTGCCGATTATCTTTGATGAGTTGGCGAATAATGAGAGCTCGATTGTGCAATTCGTTGCGGATGATGCTGTTGACGGGATCGGACTGAAGATATCCAAGACGGGTGGGTTGACGAGAGGTCGCAGGGTTAGGGATATCTGTCTGGCGGCGGGGTATACCATGTCTGTTCAGGATACGAGTGGTTCGGACGTGGCGTTTGCGGCCATTGTGCATCTGGGACAGACTATTCCGGAGCAATACTTGAGATGTATTTTGGAGTGTAGGGCTATGTGTGTTGGGAAGACGGCGGATGGGCCGTTTGATGTTCATGAGGGAGTGCTTACAGCGCCGACTTGTCCGGGGTTGGGGGTTACGCCAaggatggaggtgttggggGTGCCGGTTGCCAGTTTTGTCTGA